The segment CTTTAAAGCACTCTTCTTTTTCTGTAGGGTAGCCCACGATCACATCTGTGCTTAAGGTTACTGAGGGTATTATTCGCCTAGCTTCATCCACGATCTTTATGAAGTCCTCTTTTGTGTACCCTCTCCTCATGTCAGATAATACATCGTTGCACCCGCTCTGCACAGGTATGTGCAGGAACTTGAAGAACCTCTCTTCCCGCAGCACATCGACTATCCTACTAACATCATCGAGTATATGTGTGGGGTTCATCATACCAACCCTAACCTTAAAGCATCCATCGAGCTTAGCGATCTTATCGAGCAGATCTGCTAAAGAGGAGCCCCTATCCTTCCCATAGCAACCATTGTCTTGCGAAGTGAGCCAGATTTCCCTACAACCGTGCCTAACAAGTCTAACGACTTCTTCCAAGATAAGCGCCTCCTCGAAGCTCTTGAGCTTCCCCCTCGCTATCTTGACTTGGCAGAAGGAGCAGGCTGAAAGGCACCCTGATGCGATCTGCACCACGCCTACGACAGGGTTTCGAAGCACCCTCGGTTGAAGAAGCTTGTTGTATGTTTGGCTGAGCTCTTCAACCCTCTCTCCCTCAAGCGCCTTCTCAGCAACCTCCTTTACCCTATCGATGGAGTTAGGTCCCAGCAATGAAGCTCGTTGGTTTATGCTTAGTATTGTTTCTCTTGAA is part of the Nitrososphaerota archaeon genome and harbors:
- a CDS encoding tRNA (N(6)-L-threonylcarbamoyladenosine(37)-C(2))-methylthiotransferase; this translates as MTQAGAQAKVYIESYGCSANLADAEIVAGLLLDAGYTITRSPTEADLNVIVTCTVKDPTYQRMVTRLKALTSLGKPMIVAGCMPKTSRETILSINQRASLLGPNSIDRVKEVAEKALEGERVEELSQTYNKLLQPRVLRNPVVGVVQIASGCLSACSFCQVKIARGKLKSFEEALILEEVVRLVRHGCREIWLTSQDNGCYGKDRGSSLADLLDKIAKLDGCFKVRVGMMNPTHILDDVSRIVDVLREERFFKFLHIPVQSGCNDVLSDMRRGYTKEDFIKIVDEARRIIPSVTLSTDVIVGYPTEKEECFKETVALLEQVKPDVVNISRFSPRPGTRAASLPQLPYSVVKRRSAALHSLVKLITLERNRRWLGWRGEALVDEKVKGAKVARNPYYKPVLLYDGVELGSYVDVEVKGATAACLRGVVCQH